A genomic segment from Bdellovibrionales bacterium encodes:
- a CDS encoding flagellar basal body P-ring protein FlgI: protein MIQFLITFAVALLLTPMAHAVRLKDMANVRGVRDNQLVGYGLIVGLKGTGDSKSEFTNKSMKRMLEKLGIKVDDEQVAKKNVAAVLITATLPAFARAGNRMDITVSSIGDSSSLEGGILVQSPLKAADQTVYAVAQGAVSVSKGKGGHSTVGVVTSGALIEKDIIQENFTNRKMYRLTLHNPDITTVARVTQTINMDLGGKYASAIDPA, encoded by the coding sequence ATGATTCAATTTTTAATCACCTTTGCAGTGGCGCTATTGCTGACTCCCATGGCTCACGCCGTTCGTCTGAAAGATATGGCGAACGTTCGTGGCGTTCGAGACAATCAACTTGTTGGCTACGGCCTTATCGTCGGTCTTAAGGGTACGGGGGACAGCAAGTCCGAATTTACAAATAAAAGTATGAAGCGCATGCTCGAGAAGTTGGGCATAAAAGTTGATGATGAGCAGGTCGCAAAAAAGAACGTGGCCGCAGTACTGATTACCGCGACGTTGCCAGCGTTTGCTCGCGCGGGGAATCGTATGGATATCACAGTCAGTTCGATCGGTGATAGCTCTAGCCTCGAAGGGGGAATTCTTGTTCAGTCTCCTTTAAAAGCCGCGGACCAAACAGTTTATGCCGTGGCTCAGGGAGCTGTCTCCGTAAGCAAAGGTAAAGGCGGCCACTCTACAGTGGGTGTAGTGACCAGCGGCGCTTTGATTGAGAAAGATATTATCCAGGAGAATTTTACGAACCGTAAAATGTATCGCTTAACTTTACACAATCCCGACATCACGACCGTCGCTCGAGTGACCCAGACGATAAATATGGATCTCGGAGGTAAGTATGCGAGTGCGATCGATCCGGC